In one Rhodothermaceae bacterium genomic region, the following are encoded:
- the ruvC gene encoding crossover junction endodeoxyribonuclease RuvC has protein sequence MRILGIDPGSSQTGYGVIDADNRVHGYGVVALTGDHMLRIQTIYHEVTRLVTQLKPNTCAIEMPVYGSNPQAMLKLGRAQAAAMLAILNQGLSVAQYTPKTVKRSVTGNGNASKEQVAYMVSSLLKFEGLNEGVPHDASDALAVAFCHKERELTGKKSDQPRYSGWAAFVRENPDRVIEGK, from the coding sequence ATGCGGATTTTGGGTATAGATCCTGGTTCGTCACAAACCGGTTACGGCGTCATTGATGCCGATAATCGGGTGCACGGGTATGGGGTTGTTGCACTCACCGGGGATCATATGCTCCGCATCCAGACCATTTACCACGAGGTAACCAGGCTTGTAACGCAGCTAAAACCGAATACCTGTGCGATTGAAATGCCAGTATATGGAAGTAACCCGCAGGCAATGCTCAAACTTGGACGTGCCCAGGCAGCAGCAATGCTGGCGATTCTGAACCAAGGTCTATCCGTAGCACAGTACACACCAAAAACGGTGAAGCGGTCAGTTACGGGGAATGGGAATGCGAGCAAAGAGCAGGTTGCATATATGGTATCTAGCCTGCTGAAATTTGAAGGATTGAACGAGGGGGTCCCTCATGATGCATCGGATGCCTTGGCCGTTGCATTTTGCCATAAGGAGAGGGAGCTAACAGGTAAGAAGTCTGATCAGCCTCGCTATAGCGGATGGGCCGCATTTGTCCGGGAAAATCCGGACCGCGTGATTGAGGGTAAGTGA
- a CDS encoding ABC transporter permease, with protein MSHKILVVTQSEFMRRVTSKTFILTTLLGPVLLGGFIAAMIAISVSTIEDSLNESFSTEPLRIGIADETGVLGTRIMEQGAGENTIVLIAPDSVEDAMINGEIDSYVHIPSEIITTNVQPVLHSMGGDRYGVRVTLSETIERSLKDFLLAQNNVAPDVRAILDRSVWVESVAYNEEREVREEAESDDAYLVLGGILGMLMYMGILIYGTLILYGAMEERTTRVVEVIVSSVRPFDLLMGKVLGIGLVGFAQMATWAVMLVGVTILAAPLIELFIDPAMYDLAADASTQELMAAADIPIPSISPAILIWFLLYFVGGYLLYGGLFAAVGTMVDSPQESQTLLLPLMMPIIISIVFMGTVIVDPHGSLAVGLSLFPLTSSVPMIVRIAIGGVPLWQILLSYGLLLGSFLASIWVSARIYRASLLMYGKKPSLKTVIGYLRTG; from the coding sequence ATGAGTCATAAGATCCTAGTGGTTACTCAGAGCGAGTTTATGCGCCGAGTGACCTCAAAAACCTTCATTTTGACTACGCTGTTGGGACCGGTACTGCTTGGAGGATTTATTGCGGCCATGATCGCGATCTCAGTCTCCACAATTGAGGATAGTCTCAACGAATCGTTCTCTACCGAGCCCCTTCGAATTGGCATCGCTGATGAGACAGGAGTTTTAGGAACTAGGATCATGGAGCAGGGCGCGGGTGAGAATACAATTGTGCTGATTGCACCTGATTCTGTCGAAGATGCAATGATCAATGGAGAGATCGATTCGTACGTCCACATTCCTTCAGAGATCATTACAACGAATGTACAACCAGTCCTGCACTCTATGGGTGGGGATAGATATGGAGTTCGGGTAACACTATCGGAAACCATTGAGAGATCCCTGAAAGATTTTCTTCTGGCCCAGAACAACGTTGCCCCGGATGTACGGGCAATTCTAGACCGATCCGTTTGGGTGGAATCGGTCGCCTATAATGAGGAACGGGAAGTAAGGGAGGAGGCTGAATCGGATGACGCGTACCTTGTCCTCGGAGGTATCCTTGGGATGCTGATGTACATGGGGATTCTTATCTATGGTACGTTGATCCTGTATGGAGCAATGGAGGAGAGAACGACACGGGTGGTTGAGGTGATTGTCTCCTCTGTTCGCCCATTTGATCTGCTGATGGGCAAGGTGCTGGGGATTGGCTTGGTAGGTTTTGCTCAGATGGCAACCTGGGCCGTAATGCTCGTCGGTGTTACGATATTGGCAGCACCACTGATAGAGCTATTCATCGATCCAGCAATGTATGATCTAGCGGCAGATGCAAGCACCCAGGAGCTCATGGCAGCAGCGGATATCCCGATACCAAGTATTTCGCCGGCCATACTGATTTGGTTTCTGCTCTACTTTGTAGGTGGTTATCTTCTCTATGGTGGGTTATTTGCCGCAGTCGGAACGATGGTTGACTCCCCGCAGGAGTCGCAGACCCTGCTACTTCCTCTGATGATGCCGATCATCATCTCGATCGTGTTCATGGGCACGGTCATTGTAGATCCGCATGGCTCGCTTGCTGTGGGTCTGTCGCTATTTCCCCTGACATCTTCGGTTCCAATGATCGTGCGCATTGCGATTGGTGGAGTCCCCCTTTGGCAGATTCTGCTGTCCTATGGACTACTTTTGGGTTCATTCCTGGCATCAATATGGGTCAGTGCACGAATTTATCGAGCAAGCCTTCTGATGTATGGAAAGAAGCCTTCCCTCAAGACGGTGATCGGGTATCTTCGAACTGGCTAA
- a CDS encoding methylated-DNA--[protein]-cysteine S-methyltransferase, producing MLIVPQNSTCGVIPKSPLGPLTLVFSSVGLTNIEYGAISDYEPAGIPFEAAAHELDAYFSGKLTRFSIKLDPHGTAFQKRVWTLLETIPYGETRSYGQLARLLGDVNLSRAVGRANGSNPIPIVYPCHRVIGANGHLTGYGGGIQRKETLLRLEARNTSPDLFSQFEDTRSPS from the coding sequence ATGCTAATTGTCCCACAAAACTCTACATGCGGGGTAATCCCTAAATCGCCGCTTGGCCCTTTGACTCTAGTTTTCTCGTCTGTTGGTCTGACAAACATTGAATACGGGGCGATATCGGACTACGAACCGGCCGGTATTCCTTTCGAGGCGGCTGCGCACGAGCTTGATGCATACTTCTCAGGAAAGCTTACCCGCTTCTCAATTAAACTTGATCCACATGGAACGGCATTTCAGAAACGGGTCTGGACTTTACTGGAGACAATCCCCTATGGTGAGACTCGCTCATACGGACAACTTGCCCGGCTACTTGGCGACGTAAACTTGTCACGTGCTGTAGGCCGTGCGAACGGTTCAAACCCAATCCCCATTGTCTATCCCTGCCATCGGGTGATCGGTGCGAATGGCCACCTGACTGGATACGGCGGTGGGATCCAACGCAAGGAAACCCTTCTCCGGTTGGAAGCCAGAAATACAAGCCCAGACCTCTTTAGCCAGTTCGAAGATACCCGATCACCGTCTTGA
- the carB gene encoding carbamoyl-phosphate synthase large subunit, with protein MPRRTDIHKILLIGSGPIVIGQACEFDYSGTQACRALRKEGYEVVLINSNPATIMTDPITADRIYMDELTADSIRRIVEKERPDAVLPTMGGQTGLNLADELQRQGYWEEQEVKVIGVDIDAIHITEDRQQFRDLMEQIGVDQARSRVAKSLLEAKEVIQSLGGLPVVIRPSFTLGGAGGGIIWSPRELERKIMRGLELSPVHEVLVEESVYGWKEFELELLRDRNDNVIIICTIENVDPMGVHTGDSVTVAPAQTLTDKQFQHMRDTAIRMMRSIGTFAGGCNVQFGINPVDGRMIAIEINPRVSRSSALASKATGYPIAKVAARLAVGYTLDELKNDVTQTTSACFEPAIDYVITKIPRWNFEKFEGVDEELTTQMKAVGEVMSIGRTFTESLQKAWQSLEIGYAGLGADREDPKRPHVRERLQKSYWDRTLQIRNAFIHGASMDEVYDITRVDYWFLQQIKMLVDLENETRQLRLQDLTAEKLLNLKRHGYSDVQIAWLVTDEVTEEEVRAHRLSLDIKSQFLLVDTCAGEFPAITPYFYSSYETESESVVSDQKKVVILGSGPNRIGQGIEFDYSCVHGVQAVQEMGYEAIMVNCNPETVSTDFDIADKLYFEPVFWERVLDIIEHEQPEGVIVQLGGQTALKLAGKLSERGIRIFGTPYDRMDLAENRGKFSDILKELEIPFPPYGMARTVYEAVRVAESIGYPILVRPSYVLGGQGMRIAINKEEVERYVTDIYKLLPDNEILLDLFLNNGIEVDVDAVRDADGEVWITGIMQHIEPAGVHSGDSTAVLPPHSLGETVLEEIRKYTIAIADRLEVLGLMNVQMVVQDESVYVIEANPRASRTVPFVAKATGIPVARIASKVILGAKLKEFRSKGMLDSKLKGYAIKEPVFSWSKFPEVRKELGPEMKSTGETIAFVDALTDRHFKRPYEMRNLYLSR; from the coding sequence CCGGCGCACAGATATTCATAAAATTTTATTGATTGGATCTGGCCCGATCGTGATTGGCCAAGCTTGTGAATTTGATTACTCAGGAACGCAGGCATGCAGAGCACTCCGAAAAGAAGGGTATGAGGTTGTACTTATCAATTCCAACCCAGCTACAATCATGACCGATCCGATTACAGCGGATCGAATCTATATGGATGAATTGACAGCAGACTCAATCCGTCGTATTGTGGAAAAGGAGCGTCCAGATGCTGTGCTGCCAACTATGGGAGGTCAAACCGGATTGAACTTGGCCGATGAACTACAGCGGCAGGGATACTGGGAGGAGCAGGAGGTAAAAGTTATTGGTGTAGACATTGATGCAATTCATATCACGGAAGATCGACAGCAGTTTCGTGATTTGATGGAACAGATTGGTGTAGATCAGGCGAGAAGTCGGGTAGCCAAGAGTTTGCTTGAGGCCAAAGAGGTAATCCAATCTTTGGGCGGCTTGCCTGTAGTGATCCGACCATCTTTCACGCTTGGTGGCGCAGGAGGTGGGATCATATGGAGCCCAAGAGAGCTGGAACGCAAAATTATGCGTGGACTGGAGCTCTCTCCCGTTCATGAAGTTCTCGTGGAGGAATCGGTGTATGGTTGGAAGGAATTTGAATTGGAATTACTTCGGGATCGTAACGATAATGTGATCATCATTTGTACGATTGAGAATGTAGATCCCATGGGAGTTCACACGGGTGATTCTGTTACGGTGGCCCCCGCACAGACACTGACCGATAAGCAGTTTCAGCATATGCGGGACACCGCGATTCGGATGATGAGGTCCATTGGAACCTTCGCGGGAGGATGTAATGTCCAGTTTGGAATTAATCCAGTAGATGGACGCATGATTGCCATCGAGATCAACCCGCGCGTTTCCCGGTCATCCGCGTTGGCATCAAAGGCAACCGGGTACCCAATCGCGAAAGTAGCGGCGCGACTTGCGGTTGGTTATACCCTGGACGAACTCAAGAATGATGTGACCCAGACTACGAGTGCGTGTTTTGAACCTGCGATTGATTATGTGATTACTAAGATTCCTCGGTGGAATTTCGAGAAGTTTGAGGGGGTTGATGAGGAGTTGACGACGCAGATGAAAGCGGTCGGAGAGGTGATGTCCATTGGGAGAACCTTTACCGAAAGTCTACAGAAAGCCTGGCAGAGTCTGGAAATCGGCTATGCGGGATTAGGGGCGGACCGAGAGGATCCGAAGCGCCCTCATGTACGTGAGCGCCTGCAAAAATCCTATTGGGATCGAACGCTGCAAATCAGGAATGCATTTATCCACGGTGCATCCATGGATGAGGTGTACGATATCACCCGGGTTGACTATTGGTTTCTGCAGCAGATCAAGATGCTTGTTGATCTGGAAAATGAAACCCGTCAATTGCGCTTGCAGGACCTTACAGCAGAAAAACTTCTGAACCTGAAGCGGCATGGCTACTCCGATGTTCAGATTGCCTGGCTTGTCACGGACGAAGTCACGGAAGAAGAAGTACGTGCGCACCGGTTATCATTGGATATTAAATCTCAATTTCTCCTCGTAGATACGTGCGCTGGAGAATTCCCGGCAATCACGCCATATTTCTACTCCTCCTACGAAACCGAAAGTGAGAGCGTCGTTTCGGATCAGAAAAAAGTCGTCATCCTCGGTAGTGGCCCCAACCGGATTGGTCAGGGAATAGAATTCGACTATTCCTGCGTGCATGGTGTGCAGGCGGTACAAGAGATGGGGTATGAGGCAATCATGGTGAATTGCAACCCGGAGACCGTGTCAACTGACTTTGATATTGCAGACAAGCTCTACTTTGAGCCGGTATTCTGGGAACGGGTCCTTGATATTATTGAACACGAGCAGCCCGAAGGTGTCATTGTACAACTTGGCGGCCAGACCGCATTAAAACTGGCAGGCAAGTTGTCGGAGCGGGGGATCCGAATCTTTGGTACTCCCTATGATCGGATGGATTTGGCTGAGAATCGGGGCAAATTCTCCGACATCCTGAAAGAGTTGGAAATTCCGTTTCCCCCGTACGGGATGGCTCGGACCGTGTATGAAGCTGTGCGTGTTGCGGAATCCATTGGGTATCCTATTCTGGTTCGTCCCAGTTACGTCCTGGGAGGGCAGGGGATGAGGATTGCCATTAACAAGGAAGAAGTTGAGCGGTACGTTACAGATATTTATAAATTGTTGCCAGACAATGAAATTTTGCTTGATCTGTTTTTGAACAATGGGATTGAGGTTGATGTAGATGCCGTAAGGGATGCAGATGGAGAGGTATGGATTACAGGGATCATGCAGCACATTGAACCTGCAGGAGTACATTCAGGGGATTCGACAGCAGTCTTGCCTCCTCATTCTCTGGGTGAAACAGTTCTCGAAGAAATCAGGAAATACACAATTGCAATTGCAGATCGCTTGGAAGTTTTGGGATTGATGAATGTACAGATGGTTGTGCAGGATGAGTCGGTTTATGTGATCGAGGCAAACCCCCGTGCATCTCGCACGGTCCCGTTTGTTGCAAAGGCAACAGGGATCCCTGTTGCCCGAATTGCCAGTAAGGTCATCTTGGGAGCCAAGCTCAAGGAGTTTCGCAGTAAGGGAATGCTGGACTCCAAACTCAAAGGATACGCAATCAAAGAACCCGTATTCTCCTGGTCAAAGTTTCCTGAGGTTCGCAAGGAGTTGGGACCGGAAATGAAATCTACCGGCGAAACAATTGCCTTTGTAGATGCACTCACAGACAGGCACTTCAAACGTCCCTACGAAATGAGGAATCTCTATCTGTCGCGTTAA
- a CDS encoding YebC/PmpR family DNA-binding transcriptional regulator, producing the protein MAGHNKWSKVKRQKAVTDSRRSKVWAVITRDIMVAAREGGKDPDMNARLALAIQKAKGKNMPKENIERAIKRGVGEIEGQDYKECTYEGYSAQGVAIMVDALTDNTNRTVAEVRSVFSKSGGNLAKSGSVAYLFDRKGLIQIRSDAIDELELFELAADSGAEDVEEDGNIFVVVTPVEAFETVQAKISAAEVEIEESRLVRAPMTTVQKSPDQVRQTEALVAKLEDLQDVQEVFTNLEV; encoded by the coding sequence ATGGCTGGACACAATAAATGGTCGAAAGTAAAGAGGCAAAAAGCGGTTACAGACAGCCGCCGTTCAAAGGTGTGGGCTGTGATTACTCGCGACATTATGGTTGCAGCCCGCGAAGGTGGAAAGGATCCAGATATGAATGCCCGGTTGGCTCTAGCCATCCAAAAAGCCAAGGGCAAGAATATGCCCAAGGAAAATATTGAGCGCGCGATCAAGCGTGGGGTAGGAGAGATTGAGGGACAGGATTATAAAGAATGTACTTATGAGGGATATAGTGCACAGGGTGTTGCCATCATGGTGGATGCACTGACCGATAATACAAACCGGACGGTTGCAGAGGTTCGTAGTGTATTTTCTAAGAGTGGTGGCAACTTGGCAAAATCGGGGAGTGTTGCGTATTTATTTGACCGTAAAGGCTTGATTCAGATTCGCTCAGATGCCATTGATGAACTGGAGCTCTTCGAACTAGCTGCTGACAGTGGGGCAGAGGATGTAGAAGAAGATGGTAATATATTTGTGGTGGTTACGCCGGTAGAAGCTTTTGAAACTGTTCAGGCCAAGATCTCTGCTGCCGAAGTCGAGATTGAGGAATCCCGTCTCGTTCGCGCTCCAATGACAACCGTTCAAAAATCGCCTGATCAGGTTCGCCAGACAGAAGCTCTGGTGGCAAAATTGGAGGATTTACAAGATGTGCAGGAGGTCTTCACGAATCTAGAGGTGTAA
- a CDS encoding ATP-binding cassette domain-containing protein, with protein MNSLVLQGVTKCFGKVTAAQDISFTASSGRILGLLGPNGAGKTTTIRMIANIFTPDEGTVTFGGREVGAWSQEKMGYLPEERGLYKKLKVNDQLRYLAALKGLGSQESASKVEYWLDRLGLTKWGARKAQDLSKGMQQKVQFIATVLADPQLLILDEPFSGLDPVNSELLREIIAEMKQQGRIILFASHRMEQVEQLCDDICLIANGRLVLSGGLREIKNSFKREKLVLEYEGEVPFLDAMQKSGEIQVLELRDDGCVLRISEDCNPRALLDRVLSVPDLALYRFELLQPSMNEIFIRTVGASDES; from the coding sequence ATGAATTCTTTAGTTCTTCAGGGAGTTACCAAGTGTTTCGGCAAGGTCACTGCCGCTCAGGATATTTCGTTTACAGCTAGTTCCGGGCGGATTCTTGGACTTCTAGGGCCAAATGGTGCTGGAAAGACCACAACCATCCGTATGATCGCCAATATCTTTACGCCGGATGAAGGTACGGTTACATTTGGTGGACGTGAGGTGGGAGCATGGAGCCAAGAGAAAATGGGCTACCTTCCAGAAGAGCGGGGGCTATACAAAAAACTTAAGGTAAATGACCAACTGCGGTACCTAGCCGCGCTCAAGGGGCTGGGATCACAGGAGTCCGCCAGTAAAGTGGAGTACTGGCTGGATCGTCTTGGATTGACAAAATGGGGGGCACGAAAAGCTCAGGATCTATCGAAGGGGATGCAGCAAAAAGTACAATTCATTGCTACGGTGTTGGCAGATCCTCAACTGCTTATTCTGGATGAACCCTTTAGCGGGCTCGATCCAGTCAACAGCGAGCTGCTCCGGGAGATTATTGCCGAGATGAAGCAGCAAGGGCGGATTATCCTGTTCGCGAGTCATCGTATGGAGCAGGTGGAGCAGTTGTGCGATGACATTTGTCTGATTGCAAATGGGCGACTGGTGCTCAGCGGAGGTTTGAGGGAAATCAAAAATAGTTTTAAGCGCGAGAAGCTGGTCTTGGAATATGAAGGGGAGGTACCATTTCTGGATGCTATGCAGAAATCTGGCGAGATCCAGGTTCTGGAGCTCAGAGATGACGGGTGTGTTTTACGTATCTCGGAGGACTGTAATCCGAGAGCGTTGCTTGATCGCGTGTTATCGGTTCCTGATCTTGCGCTGTACCGTTTTGAGTTGCTTCAACCATCAATGAACGAAATATTCATTCGGACCGTGGGGGCCAGCGATGAGTCATAA